The following are encoded in a window of Staphylospora marina genomic DNA:
- a CDS encoding dihydrolipoamide acetyltransferase family protein: MAVEFRLPDVGEGVHEAEVVRWLVAEGDQVEENQPVIEVQTDKAVVELPTPAAGRIAGMKWKEGDIVPVGEILFVIEGEGAATAAPVAEQPRPREQAPEQTAVQTGPEPEAAAPAAQASGRKRVLAAPSTRRLARELGVDIRQVQGTGSGGRVTDEDVRRHAERMKGGDPAEISLPTVSSAPPITAEVPVIGTGEVTETPLSPIRKVIAERLLWSVTRKPHATHFDELPVEGLVEWRKRRVQECKQDPSAPKLTYMAILAKLVAATIKHHPHFNAHYDAEKQVVRTFPSISLGIATDTPRGLLVPVIHRAESKTIDQIACELNELTVLAREGKLGPDRLKGSTFTISNAGSLGGKWATPIINPPEVAILAIHPIEQKPVVVNGELTVGWRMNVSLSFDHSVIDGADAIRFTKTLASYTADPGRLLREMI, encoded by the coding sequence ATGGCAGTGGAATTTCGTTTGCCCGATGTCGGCGAGGGTGTTCACGAGGCGGAAGTGGTTCGTTGGCTCGTCGCCGAGGGCGATCAAGTGGAAGAAAACCAACCGGTGATCGAGGTGCAGACGGACAAGGCCGTGGTGGAGTTGCCCACTCCGGCCGCCGGGCGGATCGCCGGCATGAAGTGGAAAGAAGGAGACATCGTTCCGGTCGGGGAGATTTTGTTTGTCATTGAAGGAGAGGGTGCCGCAACCGCCGCACCCGTCGCGGAGCAGCCCCGGCCCCGGGAACAAGCGCCTGAACAAACCGCCGTGCAAACCGGTCCGGAACCGGAAGCCGCGGCTCCGGCCGCTCAGGCATCCGGCCGCAAAAGAGTGCTCGCCGCTCCGTCGACCCGGCGATTGGCACGGGAATTGGGCGTGGACATCCGGCAGGTGCAGGGAACCGGCAGCGGAGGCCGGGTGACGGATGAGGATGTCCGCCGTCATGCCGAACGGATGAAGGGAGGCGACCCTGCGGAAATATCCTTGCCGACCGTTTCTTCCGCACCGCCCATCACCGCCGAGGTTCCGGTGATCGGAACGGGTGAAGTGACGGAAACGCCGCTTTCCCCGATCCGCAAGGTGATTGCGGAGCGCCTGCTCTGGTCGGTCACCCGCAAGCCGCATGCCACTCACTTTGACGAGCTCCCCGTGGAAGGGCTGGTCGAGTGGCGAAAACGGCGGGTACAGGAATGCAAACAGGATCCGTCGGCTCCGAAGCTGACGTACATGGCGATCCTGGCCAAACTGGTGGCGGCCACCATCAAGCATCATCCGCACTTCAATGCGCATTATGACGCAGAGAAACAAGTGGTGCGCACGTTCCCGTCCATTTCACTCGGGATTGCCACCGATACCCCCCGGGGCCTGCTGGTACCGGTCATCCACCGGGCGGAGAGCAAGACGATCGATCAGATTGCCTGTGAGCTGAACGAATTGACCGTGCTGGCGAGAGAAGGAAAGCTGGGACCGGATCGCCTGAAGGGCAGCACGTTCACCATCAGCAATGCCGGCTCGCTCGGCGGAAAATGGGCCACCCCGATCATCAATCCGCCGGAAGTGGCCATTCTGGCGATCCATCCGATCGAACAGAAACCGGTGGTGGTGAACGGAGAACTGACCGTCGGCTGGCGCATGAACGTTTCGCTCAGCTTTGACCACAGCGTGATCGACGGGGCGGATGCCATCCGCTTTACCAAAACGCTGGCAAGCTACACGGCCGATCCCGGAAGACTGCTCCGGGAAATGATCTGA
- a CDS encoding VOC family protein has product MFHHAGIAVRDPERSVRFYREALGFREAGRWTLGGETIVFLERDDVRLELVSPADRPPSDSFHLAFATADVEGDAKRLVRAGAVLREGPRALENGWILAFLQGPDGEWIELLCTER; this is encoded by the coding sequence ATGTTCCATCATGCGGGAATTGCGGTTCGTGACCCGGAACGTTCCGTGCGGTTTTACCGGGAAGCGCTGGGGTTCAGGGAAGCGGGCAGATGGACGCTCGGCGGGGAGACAATCGTTTTCTTGGAACGGGACGATGTCAGACTGGAGCTGGTAAGCCCGGCGGATCGACCTCCTTCCGATTCTTTCCATCTGGCGTTTGCAACCGCTGACGTGGAGGGGGATGCAAAGCGGCTGGTCCGTGCGGGAGCCGTCCTGAGGGAAGGACCGCGGGCGCTCGAAAACGGATGGATCCTCGCGTTTCTTCAGGGACCGGACGGAGAATGGATTGAGCTTCTTTGCACCGAAAGGTGA
- a CDS encoding Leu/Phe/Val dehydrogenase: MPVMRDIFALMEKYGHEQVVFCRHEGTGLKAIIGIHDTTMGPALGGCRMIPYESTDEALEDVLRLSRGMTFKCGVADVDFGGGKMVIIGDPVSDKSPEMFRAIGRFVGGLGGRFFTGTDMGTMPEDFVHAKRESNHFVGLPKEHGGSGDTSIPTALGVLQGMRATAKFLWGTESLEGRVVSIQGVGKVGGRLLDLLMEEGARAVIADINEERVHQLKEKYGDRVELSTVTDIHRVEVDIFSPCARGGVVNDTSIDELRCQAIVGSANNQLQEDRHGDELHERGILYAPDYLVNAGGLIQVADELEGYNEERVLAKTRAIYEMLLQIYERSRQENIGTHRAADRLVLERLEKVADIRRIMLGWNGR; this comes from the coding sequence ATGCCGGTGATGCGTGACATTTTCGCCTTGATGGAGAAGTACGGACATGAACAGGTGGTCTTTTGCCGCCATGAGGGAACCGGACTGAAAGCCATCATCGGCATCCATGACACCACCATGGGACCGGCGCTCGGCGGATGCCGGATGATTCCGTACGAATCGACGGATGAAGCGCTGGAAGACGTGCTTCGGCTTTCGCGGGGCATGACGTTCAAATGCGGCGTGGCCGATGTCGATTTCGGCGGAGGAAAAATGGTGATCATCGGAGATCCCGTCAGTGACAAATCACCGGAGATGTTCCGGGCCATCGGCCGGTTCGTGGGAGGTCTCGGCGGCCGGTTTTTCACCGGGACGGACATGGGAACGATGCCGGAAGACTTCGTGCACGCCAAGCGGGAGTCCAACCATTTCGTCGGATTGCCGAAGGAACACGGCGGAAGCGGTGACACCTCGATTCCGACCGCACTCGGCGTGTTGCAGGGCATGCGGGCAACCGCCAAGTTCCTGTGGGGCACCGAAAGCCTGGAAGGGCGTGTGGTGTCCATCCAGGGAGTGGGCAAAGTGGGCGGGCGCCTGTTGGATCTCCTGATGGAAGAAGGAGCCCGGGCCGTCATCGCCGACATCAATGAAGAGAGAGTTCACCAGCTGAAAGAGAAATACGGCGATCGGGTGGAGCTGTCCACGGTGACCGACATTCACCGGGTGGAAGTGGACATCTTCTCTCCGTGTGCCCGCGGCGGCGTGGTCAATGACACGTCCATCGATGAATTGCGGTGCCAGGCCATTGTCGGGTCCGCCAACAACCAGCTGCAGGAAGACCGTCACGGTGACGAGCTGCATGAACGGGGCATTTTGTATGCACCGGACTATCTGGTGAATGCCGGTGGCCTCATTCAGGTGGCCGACGAACTGGAAGGCTACAACGAGGAACGGGTGCTGGCCAAGACCCGGGCCATCTACGAGATGTTGCTGCAAATCTACGAGCGTTCCAGACAGGAAAACATCGGAACCCATCGTGCGGCCGACCGCCTGGTGTTGGAACGCTTGGAAAAAGTGGCGGACATTCGCCGCATCATGTTGGGGTGGAATGGGAGGTAA
- a CDS encoding AbrB/MazE/SpoVT family DNA-binding domain-containing protein — protein sequence MKGIGIVRKVDHLGRIVLPKELRDALRIHPHDGVEILVDNDSIILQKYLPRCVICEAGQDRQLYSFKNKIICETCVEDTARVVLSRGQEPYSDR from the coding sequence ATGAAGGGCATCGGCATTGTCAGGAAAGTGGACCATTTGGGACGGATTGTCCTGCCCAAGGAACTCAGGGACGCACTTCGGATTCATCCGCACGACGGCGTGGAAATTCTCGTGGACAACGATTCCATCATTCTGCAGAAATACCTGCCCCGGTGCGTGATTTGCGAAGCCGGTCAAGATCGCCAACTCTATTCCTTCAAAAACAAGATCATCTGCGAAACCTGTGTGGAAGACACCGCGAGAGTGGTTCTGAGCAGAGGGCAGGAACCGTATTCGGATCGTTGA
- a CDS encoding alpha-ketoacid dehydrogenase subunit beta → MKKLTMVQAISDALRTALATDPTVVVLGEDVGKNGGVFRATEGLWQEFGDERVIDTPLAEAGIIGTSIGMAVNGLKPVPEIQFMGFIYPAFEQIVTHAARLRTRTQGAFPATLTIRAPYGGGIRAPELHCDSTESLFVHIPGLKVVTPSTPYDAKGLLLAAIKDPDPVIFLEPMKLYRSVKQEVPDGWYEVPIGKARKVRDGEDVTLIAWGTMVPVAEAAANEWAAKGVSCDVLDLRSLYPLDEEAIIESVKKTGRVVIVHEAPKTAGLAGELTALINEHAFLYLEAPITRVTGYDAPVPMYALEDWFRPDAKRVSKAIQQVVSF, encoded by the coding sequence ATGAAGAAGTTGACGATGGTGCAAGCAATCTCCGACGCCCTCCGGACCGCTCTGGCCACTGATCCGACCGTGGTTGTACTGGGAGAGGATGTCGGCAAAAACGGCGGCGTGTTCCGGGCGACGGAAGGATTGTGGCAGGAATTCGGGGATGAACGGGTGATCGATACACCGCTGGCGGAAGCCGGCATCATCGGCACTTCGATCGGCATGGCGGTCAACGGACTGAAGCCGGTGCCGGAAATCCAGTTCATGGGCTTCATCTATCCCGCATTCGAACAAATCGTGACCCATGCGGCCCGTCTCCGGACGCGGACACAGGGAGCTTTTCCGGCCACCCTCACGATTCGCGCCCCGTACGGAGGCGGCATTCGGGCTCCCGAACTTCATTGCGATTCGACCGAGAGCCTGTTTGTTCACATTCCCGGTCTGAAAGTGGTGACGCCGTCCACGCCGTATGATGCAAAAGGCCTCTTGTTGGCGGCCATCAAGGATCCGGATCCGGTCATTTTCCTCGAACCCATGAAGCTTTATCGGTCCGTCAAACAGGAGGTGCCCGACGGTTGGTACGAAGTGCCGATCGGAAAGGCACGCAAAGTCCGCGACGGGGAAGACGTGACCCTGATCGCGTGGGGCACGATGGTTCCGGTGGCGGAAGCGGCGGCCAACGAATGGGCGGCCAAAGGAGTCAGCTGCGATGTCCTGGATCTGCGTTCCCTGTATCCGCTCGACGAAGAAGCCATCATCGAATCGGTGAAGAAAACGGGGAGGGTGGTCATCGTTCACGAAGCGCCGAAAACGGCAGGTCTGGCCGGTGAGCTGACCGCGCTGATCAATGAACACGCGTTCCTGTATCTGGAGGCGCCGATCACCCGCGTGACGGGCTATGACGCTCCGGTGCCGATGTATGCGCTGGAAGACTGGTTCCGTCCGGACGCAAAACGTGTGTCCAAAGCGATTCAACAGGTGGTTTCGTTCTAG
- a CDS encoding enoyl-CoA hydratase-related protein yields the protein MSEPLLLVERREAVGLIRLNRPRVLNALNTTLVRELADVMEEMDRDDEIRVIVLTGNEKAFAAGADIQEMAETTPVQFVVKQFFADWERIRRIAKPIIASVSGYALGGGNELAMCCDMIVASETARFGQPEINLGVIPGAGGTQRLTKAVGKMKAMELILTGRMMSAQEAFELGLVNRVVPQDKLEEETMALAGEIASKPPIAVRLGKQAVLKALDLTLEHGLHFEQNAFFMLFSSEDQREGMKAFVEKRKPEFKGK from the coding sequence ATGAGTGAACCGCTGCTGCTGGTGGAGAGACGCGAAGCGGTGGGCCTGATCCGGCTGAACCGGCCGCGTGTTCTCAATGCGCTGAATACCACCCTTGTCCGTGAACTGGCCGACGTGATGGAGGAGATGGACAGGGATGACGAGATTCGCGTGATTGTTCTGACCGGGAATGAAAAGGCTTTCGCCGCCGGTGCGGACATTCAGGAAATGGCGGAAACGACGCCGGTACAGTTTGTCGTCAAGCAATTCTTCGCGGATTGGGAGCGCATTCGCCGCATTGCCAAACCGATCATTGCCTCGGTTTCGGGGTATGCTCTTGGCGGAGGCAATGAGCTGGCCATGTGCTGTGACATGATCGTCGCTTCGGAAACGGCGCGTTTCGGCCAACCGGAAATCAATCTCGGCGTGATCCCCGGAGCGGGAGGAACCCAGCGTCTCACCAAAGCCGTCGGAAAGATGAAAGCCATGGAACTGATCCTGACCGGCCGGATGATGTCGGCTCAGGAAGCTTTCGAGTTGGGGCTTGTCAACCGGGTGGTACCGCAGGACAAGCTGGAGGAAGAAACCATGGCGCTCGCCGGGGAAATCGCCTCCAAACCGCCGATCGCCGTCCGACTGGGCAAGCAGGCCGTTCTGAAGGCGCTGGATTTGACGCTCGAGCACGGTCTCCATTTCGAACAAAATGCCTTTTTCATGCTGTTCTCGTCGGAAGATCAACGCGAGGGCATGAAAGCGTTCGTTGAGAAGAGAAAACCGGAATTCAAGGGAAAATAA
- a CDS encoding S-adenosylmethionine:tRNA ribosyltransferase-isomerase: MGAPISFELPAHLNAAAPPERRGIRRDRVRLMVSDRVTGHCVHTRFDRLGDFLKPGDLLVLNNSRTVPAVLTGEWIRHPNRIKKVEIRLAHRLDSCRWEALILGGEPRPGDRIRILRELEAEVHKAASPPLVKLRFSLSGPELIAALHQAGEPVRYEYVGKPWPLHDYQNVFSTVPGSVEPASAGRPFTWEMLLGLKRRGIGYAFVTLHTGLSDWPGVSGPPSPGQNCEPYFIPREAAERIHHTRNEGGRVIAVGTTVVRALESAAGSDGMLAERKGITCLHISRSRPPRVVDGLITGFHEPEASHLDLLTGFAEPSVLKRMYEEALREEYLWHEFGDVHLIL; encoded by the coding sequence ATGGGCGCTCCCATTTCCTTCGAATTGCCGGCTCATCTGAATGCCGCGGCCCCTCCCGAACGGAGGGGGATCCGGCGCGATCGCGTGCGGCTCATGGTGTCGGACCGCGTGACCGGTCACTGTGTGCATACCCGGTTCGATCGGTTGGGGGATTTTCTGAAACCGGGAGATTTGCTTGTCCTGAACAACAGCCGAACGGTTCCGGCCGTATTGACCGGTGAATGGATTCGACATCCGAACCGGATCAAAAAAGTGGAGATCCGCCTCGCACACCGGCTGGATTCCTGCCGTTGGGAAGCGCTGATCCTCGGAGGGGAGCCCCGGCCGGGGGACCGGATTCGCATCTTGCGGGAGTTGGAGGCGGAGGTGCACAAAGCCGCTTCTCCTCCGCTTGTGAAGCTCCGCTTTTCCCTGTCGGGGCCGGAGCTCATTGCGGCCTTGCACCAAGCGGGCGAACCGGTGCGCTATGAATATGTCGGAAAACCGTGGCCGCTTCATGATTATCAGAACGTGTTTTCCACCGTGCCGGGCTCTGTCGAACCCGCTTCGGCCGGAAGGCCGTTTACGTGGGAGATGTTGCTTGGCTTGAAGCGGCGAGGAATCGGGTACGCGTTCGTGACCCTGCACACCGGTCTCAGCGATTGGCCGGGCGTTTCCGGGCCCCCTTCTCCCGGACAAAATTGCGAACCCTATTTCATTCCCCGGGAAGCGGCGGAACGCATCCATCACACCCGGAATGAAGGAGGTCGCGTCATCGCGGTGGGCACCACCGTCGTTCGTGCGCTGGAAAGTGCCGCAGGTTCGGACGGCATGCTGGCCGAGAGGAAAGGAATCACCTGTTTGCACATCAGCCGTTCCCGACCTCCGAGGGTGGTGGACGGACTGATCACCGGATTTCACGAACCGGAAGCTTCCCACCTCGACCTGCTGACCGGTTTTGCCGAGCCTTCCGTCCTGAAGCGAATGTATGAAGAAGCTCTCAGGGAGGAGTATCTCTGGCACGAATTCGGTGATGTGCATCTGATTCTCTGA
- a CDS encoding MBL fold metallo-hydrolase — MFRKVSVRPGNFGGSVRVYGGVIRLPGRNMRFFCYLVDGLLIDAGPVHARKELMNLLSRTPPESVTVTHHHEDHTGNAAYFAKTWDIPLYFPERTRELLQTLDMPLYRRLVWGDIRDPVPTAEIPGDRLATPRGGTLRVIATPGHADDHVCYLDEERGWLFAGDLFVSDRMITGFRFESVPAIIRSLDVVLNFPFDTVFCGHAGVVKDGKAALKRKREWLAGFSADVHELARQGLGIREITRRLLPTDRWISFLSGGEMSPVHLVQSVLADQWEQDGLRK; from the coding sequence ATGTTTCGAAAAGTGAGCGTTCGTCCCGGGAATTTCGGGGGAAGCGTGCGGGTGTACGGAGGGGTGATTCGTCTTCCGGGACGGAACATGCGTTTTTTCTGTTATCTGGTGGACGGCTTGCTGATCGATGCGGGACCGGTCCATGCGAGGAAGGAGCTGATGAATCTCCTCTCCCGCACACCTCCGGAGTCCGTGACCGTCACCCATCATCACGAGGATCACACGGGAAATGCGGCATACTTTGCAAAGACATGGGACATCCCTTTGTATTTTCCGGAGCGGACCCGGGAGCTGTTGCAGACGTTGGACATGCCATTGTACCGGAGGTTGGTGTGGGGGGACATTCGTGATCCGGTTCCCACGGCGGAGATTCCCGGAGACCGGCTCGCCACTCCCCGAGGCGGAACGCTGCGCGTCATCGCCACTCCGGGCCATGCGGATGATCACGTCTGTTATCTGGATGAGGAGCGGGGCTGGCTGTTCGCCGGGGATTTGTTCGTGTCGGACAGGATGATCACGGGGTTCCGCTTCGAGTCGGTGCCGGCGATCATCCGGTCCCTGGATGTCGTGCTGAATTTCCCGTTTGATACGGTGTTTTGCGGTCACGCCGGCGTGGTGAAAGACGGAAAAGCCGCTTTGAAAAGAAAAAGGGAGTGGCTGGCCGGGTTTTCGGCGGACGTACATGAACTCGCCCGTCAAGGTTTGGGGATCCGGGAAATCACCCGCCGCCTTCTTCCGACTGACCGGTGGATTTCCTTTTTGTCCGGCGGAGAAATGTCTCCGGTGCATCTGGTTCAATCGGTGCTTGCGGATCAATGGGAGCAAGACGGCCTCCGGAAATGA
- a CDS encoding SDR family NAD(P)-dependent oxidoreductase, translated as MVKGKVVMITGASRGLGKALAKAFADRGAKLAITARGEEALLEVKRELEAAGAEVFALAGDMSDPRDAERFVSAAEEAFGSIDVLINNAGVFGPSPSPNLIDYPEDDFLEVLRINTMNPFLVTKRVMAGMLARESGSVINVTSEAGHVGYAGWGAYGISKFALEGMTQTWADEVDGTGVRVNMVDPGEMDTEMHALAVPDCDYELADPEDVTDVFLWLASDGSAHVNGQRFKAQEFSLDRRDR; from the coding sequence ATGGTCAAGGGCAAAGTGGTGATGATCACCGGCGCATCGAGGGGGTTGGGGAAGGCTCTTGCCAAGGCGTTTGCCGACCGGGGTGCCAAACTGGCGATCACGGCCCGGGGGGAGGAGGCGCTGCTTGAGGTCAAACGGGAGCTGGAGGCCGCCGGTGCGGAAGTGTTCGCTTTGGCCGGAGATATGTCCGATCCCCGCGATGCGGAGCGTTTCGTGTCCGCGGCGGAAGAGGCGTTCGGCAGCATCGACGTGCTGATCAACAATGCCGGCGTGTTCGGACCGAGCCCGTCGCCCAACCTGATCGATTATCCGGAAGACGATTTCCTGGAGGTGCTGCGGATCAACACGATGAATCCGTTTCTCGTCACCAAACGGGTCATGGCCGGCATGCTGGCCAGGGAGAGCGGTTCGGTGATCAATGTCACCTCGGAAGCGGGGCATGTGGGTTACGCAGGCTGGGGGGCCTACGGGATCTCCAAGTTCGCGCTGGAGGGAATGACACAGACCTGGGCGGATGAAGTGGACGGCACCGGTGTCCGGGTCAACATGGTGGATCCCGGGGAAATGGACACGGAGATGCATGCTCTGGCCGTGCCGGACTGTGATTATGAGCTGGCCGATCCGGAGGACGTGACGGACGTGTTTCTCTGGCTGGCTTCGGACGGGTCCGCGCATGTCAACGGTCAGCGGTTCAAGGCACAGGAATTTTCGTTGGATCGGAGGGATCGTTGA
- the pdhA gene encoding pyruvate dehydrogenase (acetyl-transferring) E1 component subunit alpha: MKLEQLERETAWVRHLSPEGELTEQGRKFWDSLSVERKKDFYRWMSYIRMFDRRSVILQRQGRIGTYAPLEGQEAAQVGSALALGKEDWIFPSYREHGVAMIAGMPLPQIFLYWMGRVEGCKPPEGVRLLPPSVPIATQIPHAVGAAWASKLKKERSVAVAYFGDGATSEGDFHEACNFAGVFKVPAILFCQNNGYAISVPFSRQSASETVAQKAAAYNFPGIRVDGNDVLAVYDVMTQAVERARAGQGPTLIEAVTYRKGNHTTADDATRYRPEQEVTEWVERRDPLERYVKLMKAEGLLTDEEMAEWEEECKERVDRGIREAEASVPAPPPHLFAHVYAEPGANELRQIKELEEMGGSGK; this comes from the coding sequence GTGAAGTTGGAGCAATTGGAAAGAGAGACCGCTTGGGTCCGCCACTTGTCTCCGGAAGGTGAACTGACGGAACAAGGACGGAAATTCTGGGACAGTCTCTCCGTGGAAAGAAAAAAAGATTTCTATCGCTGGATGAGCTACATCCGGATGTTTGATCGCCGTTCCGTCATTCTCCAGCGGCAGGGACGCATCGGGACGTACGCACCGCTGGAAGGGCAGGAAGCGGCCCAGGTGGGGAGCGCGCTCGCTCTCGGCAAGGAAGACTGGATTTTCCCGTCTTACCGGGAGCACGGCGTCGCGATGATCGCCGGCATGCCGCTTCCGCAGATTTTCCTGTACTGGATGGGACGGGTGGAAGGCTGCAAACCTCCGGAAGGAGTCCGGTTGTTGCCGCCTTCGGTGCCGATCGCCACGCAAATTCCGCATGCCGTGGGGGCTGCGTGGGCGTCCAAACTGAAGAAGGAACGTTCCGTTGCCGTGGCTTATTTCGGTGACGGCGCCACCTCGGAAGGCGATTTTCATGAAGCCTGCAACTTTGCCGGGGTGTTCAAGGTGCCGGCCATTTTGTTCTGCCAGAACAACGGATATGCGATCAGCGTGCCGTTTTCGCGCCAGTCCGCTTCCGAAACCGTGGCGCAAAAAGCCGCCGCGTACAATTTCCCCGGAATCCGGGTGGACGGGAATGACGTGCTCGCCGTGTATGACGTGATGACGCAGGCGGTGGAGCGTGCGCGCGCAGGACAAGGTCCGACGCTGATCGAAGCCGTCACGTACCGGAAAGGGAACCACACCACGGCGGATGATGCCACCCGCTACCGTCCGGAACAAGAAGTCACGGAATGGGTGGAGCGCCGTGATCCGCTGGAGCGTTACGTGAAGCTGATGAAAGCGGAAGGGCTCCTCACGGATGAGGAAATGGCAGAATGGGAAGAAGAATGCAAAGAGCGCGTCGACCGGGGCATCCGGGAAGCCGAGGCCTCCGTTCCCGCACCGCCGCCGCATTTGTTCGCCCATGTGTACGCCGAGCCGGGCGCCAATGAACTGCGGCAAATCAAGGAGCTGGAAGAGATGGGGGGAAGCGGCAAATGA
- a CDS encoding enoyl-CoA hydratase-related protein, with translation MSEKTVILERVDGVGIIRLNRPRVYNAVNDQMGHELLQTLRQVRQDPEIRAVVLTGEGKAFCSGQDLNDRSTVREKGETFSLGESVRNRYNPIIREIAGMEKPVIAAVNGVAAGAGASMAFACDFRFIVPETRFIQAFVRIGLVPDSGSSYFLPKLVGLGRALEIAMTGRDVGAEEAVSIGLANRVIPGEQLMDETLEFAKKLAEGPTVALGLIKKAMYRGAEASLEEILEMEAEFQEQAGRTEDYLEGVRAFTEKRKPVYRGR, from the coding sequence ATGAGCGAAAAGACCGTGATTCTGGAACGCGTGGACGGTGTCGGCATCATCCGGCTGAATCGCCCGCGCGTGTACAATGCCGTCAATGATCAAATGGGCCATGAACTGCTCCAAACGTTGCGACAAGTGCGACAGGATCCGGAAATCAGGGCCGTGGTCCTGACGGGAGAAGGAAAGGCGTTTTGCTCCGGACAGGACCTCAATGACCGGAGCACCGTGCGCGAAAAAGGGGAAACCTTTTCGCTCGGGGAAAGCGTCCGGAATCGTTACAACCCGATCATTCGTGAAATCGCCGGAATGGAAAAACCGGTGATCGCCGCGGTGAACGGAGTGGCCGCAGGGGCCGGAGCCAGCATGGCGTTTGCCTGCGACTTCCGGTTCATCGTTCCGGAAACGCGGTTCATTCAAGCTTTCGTGCGGATCGGTCTGGTGCCGGACAGCGGATCCAGTTATTTCCTCCCGAAATTGGTCGGCCTCGGGCGGGCACTCGAGATTGCCATGACCGGTCGGGACGTCGGTGCGGAAGAAGCCGTCTCCATCGGTTTGGCCAATCGGGTGATTCCCGGGGAACAACTGATGGATGAAACACTGGAATTCGCCAAAAAGCTGGCGGAAGGCCCCACCGTGGCCCTTGGCTTGATCAAGAAAGCCATGTACCGGGGAGCCGAAGCGTCCCTGGAAGAAATCCTGGAGATGGAAGCCGAGTTCCAGGAACAGGCGGGCCGTACGGAAGATTATCTGGAAGGCGTCCGTGCGTTCACGGAAAAACGGAAACCGGTTTATCGGGGCAGATGA